The sequence TAAATATTAGAGCATTTTTACagttcttgaggaggtaccatgaggtaccaccttttctattgtaaatttggtacctcatagtatctAGGTATCAAGAgatactaaatttttggtacctcatggtacctcctcaaaaaccgtaaaattgctctaaatATTAGCACTCTTTGAGTATCATCAGGGTTACATAGCTGCTGATCCAAAGAAGTTCCCTTCGGGGATTAAGGCACTCGCAGATTATGTGCACAGCAAGGGGCTTAAACTAGGCATATACTCTTCAGCCGGGTAAGCAATATCTACAGTCTCGAGAAACAAATGGAAATTATTGTTGTTTCATCATGCTAAAACGGAATCGGAATTGTTTTCGCAATATTCAGCACAAGAACTTGCAGCAAAACGATGCCCGGATCTCTGGGCTACGAGGACATCGATGCTAAGACATTTGCGTCATGGGTAATCCGTTGTACAGAACTTTCTAGGCATAAATGACATATGTGACTCTGCATGTTCTTGTTaatcatacatacatacatgtccCAAATTTATTCCATTATTTTCCTAATCCAAGTAAACAGACCCAGGATTTATTATTCCtggaagaaaaaggaaaattttgaacATTTTTACGTTCTTGTGACCAATATGCGAAAGCAGGGTGTGGATTACTTGAAGTACGACAACTGCAACAGTGACGGCTCGAGCGAAACCGTCAGGTATATACATATTCTCTAGCAGCACCTCACGTAAGATAATTGTTCATCGCAAATTCCTCCCAATTCCCAAGTTCACATATTGGTTCATGCATCCTCAGATTCCCCAAGATGTCTTTCGCTCTGAGAAAAACCGGACGTCCGATCTTCTACTCAATCTGCGAATGGTACGGTGTACTGGCCTTGTAAAAAATTGGAACTTAATAACTGGtattaccaaatattggtaaaCAAGCCAAACACACATTAAACAGTTCAAAAGTTAAGTAACTCCAGATATAACTACACTTAATCAAATCAATCATATATACATCCACatgtatttattttaccaaAGGCGCCACCACAGTTCGATGAGGTTAACAAACACATACTTTCTCTATTCTTAAATAAACAACACCATTGACTTTCGATCAcacatttgatcatttgtcttattcagaAGTATTATTTAAATGCATAAtgtataaatcatacttaaagtactaaagtacttttagtgataaaataactcacaacaaaataaataataattacatttaaataagatgaatggtcaaaagtTACCAAcctcatctattaaaaaacaaatagagAGATACATCGTTGTTTACTTTACTAAACATTTTTCCTGAGATTTGAGCTTGGCCGGCGCGATCTTCAGGGGCCAGAGGAATGTGGCGACGTGGGGTGGCCAGTACGGCAACAGCTGGAGGACCACCGGCGACATCAATGACTCATGGGCCAGgtaaaccgccgccgccgtggccggccggcgagcgaTTGATCTGAGACAACCCGATCTCGGTTGCACTATGCTGATCCTCTTTCGTGTTCGTGTTCTTGCCGGTGATCGTTCGAGCAGCATGCTGAGTAACATCGACAGCAACGACGCCTCCGCCAGCTACGCCAAGCCCGGCGGCTGGAACGGTATAGCTGGCCTCCTCACCTTCGTGGTCTTCGTTGATCTGCTATAtatctgtctgtctgtctgtctctAATTTGTTCCCTGCACTGCAGATCCTGACATGCTGGAGGTCGGCAATGGAGGGATGACGAACGACGAGTACGTCGTGCACATCAGCCTTTGGGCGATTGCCAAGGTTGGTTGGTACGCACCATCTCTGAAAATCTTGATCTCTGATCTCTGGTCTTTGTAGAATTCAGTTGAGATTCTTGTATGAATGTATGATTCCATTTCCTATGTTTGTGAATGCTTTTGCAGGCTCCTCTGATCATCGGCTGTGACGTGAGGAGTATCTCCAGGGAGACGCTGGAGATCCTCTCCAACCCTGAAGTCATCGCCATTAACCAAGGTCAGATCAGCATTCAGAAACAAAGACCATCTTAGCCActcttattatttttcttaattagtTGTTACTGAAACACTTGCTCTTATCAAACGAACAATGTGACGCAGATCCATTGGGCGTCCAGGGAAAGAAAGTGAGGAAGTATGACAACGAAATCGAGGTGTGCAGCATTAGAGCTACCAGAGCTACTACCAAAAATCATCAACAGATTTTCATTCCAAACTAAAAATCGCAATCTTGAATTACTTCTTCCATCCATGAACCATGTTGTTTCTGGCTGCTGCAGGTATGGGCAGGGCCGCTCTCCCAGCAGAGGACGGCGGTGCTGCTGCTGAACCGCGGCGCCACGGGCAGCCGGCAGATCACGGCGGCGTGGCAGGACATCGGCGTCggccccggcgtcgccgtcgaggcgAAGAACGTCTGGCTGGTGAGTAGTAATTCTCGCATCGATCCGTGATCCATCCTTCTGCTTCTGCCATGCATCATCTCAAAAAATCTGTCTTACTGCTGACGATTCATTCATTCTCTTCGTAACCGTGGTTGCGTTGCGTTGCCTGCAGCACGCGACGGCGCCGGGGAGGTTCACCGGCAGCCtgacggcggaggtggcggcgcactTGTGCAAGCTCTTCGTCCTCACGCCCGTCGGCCGGGCCGGCGAGGAGCGGAGCTAGGCAGCTAGCTGGAGATTGGACGCCGTCGTGGGATCGAACTATATATAGGATTTTAGATTGTCCCAATACGCGTGTGCGTCTGTGACAACAAGCTAGAATGACAAACTCTAAGCAGTTAGCTTGTGATCTGCACTCTGCATGCAGTTGATGATCTAAATTTAGAGTGTATTGCGACTCGTACGTGTTCGTCGTTTAAACCTCGCAAAATCAATTCCCCAAGCCAAACAAGGTTTCTGCATGTTCGTTAATTGAAGAGTTCTTCTGTTAGAAATATAAGCAAATctacctatctatctatctatcgcCCTTTCCACCGATGAAGCCCGATGATGCGCTTGCTTTGTGCCCGTTGTGCCAGATCCAGAATGTGatgagttttcttttttttttcttcttcttcttttttttttttttgcaaaatgggCTGCGTGAGTGAAGAAGAGAGTTGTGGAGAGGTCTTTTATAAAAGTAagtggaggaggcgggcggctaATTGCAAAAATACCCCACTCGGGGTCTTGGCCGCAGGATGTTGATCCAAAGGCTCCGGATGGGCGTGTGCATAAGTGCATCTACCTAGCTGTATGCATACGATACGTTGCCCTATATATACATTGTATCTacctatatatctatctatacatctatctatctactaaTTAGACACTTTTACGAGCTCTTATATTAATTAGAAGAAAGATCATGTTGTTGCTTGGACCGTAATGGCATGACCATAATATTAACTGTAAATGGACTTTCTTTAAACCAAACCAACGTTACATGTGGGCCAACATATCTATTTGACACTCTGTGCACGCGAAACGACTATTTAGCGCGCGGCCCTCTCCGCATGACTGCACACGTGGCACGCGCAGAGTGGGGGCACTAGAACGGGATCGGTTATCTCTAACCGGCTTAAAACATCATCTCTTTCGAGCAGAGCCCCCATCACTAAGCAAATGTTAGTGATGtgagaaaatatctcaatcgggcatctGACCGTTACGGATGACACATCTCAATTGGGCCAACACAAAAGCCCGTCGCGGATGACTCCCATCTCTAACGGACCTAGATTATAGCTCGTCccggatgactctcatctctaacgggtCTAGATTatggcccgtcacggatgactctcatcCCTAACGGGCCTGGATTATAGCCCGTCACTAATGAGTAtaatccataaaaaaataatttttctttttttattagcCTCAGGCTTTTGCCCTCACTCGTGTGCCTTCCTGGTCGGTCACCCATTCGGACTCGTGTGTACCCAGGAAGAATTTttcggtcggtcacccatcccgattAAACACtctttaataaataaaaatcaaaggACTTCAAATTTCGATAGTAACATCATGATTCTTGGGAAGAAACAACAGCAAAAATTCACCTTGGACAATTTATTTGTGAAATTTCCTTGTGCTTATTTCGCTTTAGGAGGTTGGTTTACAGAGACAACTTTTGTAACTTCTTAGTATACCCATGGATTGGCGAGTTCCTATTTGGAAGGTTGCAATTTCTTAACCGTAGTAgtcatcccgaaattgctctaggccaagcacgcttaacctcataGTTTTTTTTGAGATTGGCTTCCAAGAAAGATTGTAATTttttggtatgagtattctattaatcctattaagccctaagCCAGGATGTCACACCCTAACATCCCCTATTCatatacattcattcacataACACAACCATATTCACATaacatccattttgatcacatatttcaccagcaaaaccgagttaattggatcaaatatatatttagcaagtATTACCATAAGgaggaggcaaatcagacttctaggaaaaaatgaatttcgaattgaattttatgatactaaatgaacttatatgAAAAAgctgtcaaaaacaaagttgtagaactcattgagatctaccatttttattttggtcatttctccatccgggtttgattgaactatataaaatttgaattttaaaatataagaaattcaaatatttttttgggtagtaaataatttcaaatggaaaaattgtcaacaacaaagttgtataactcatcaaaatctataacttttactttcgtcttttttctatataacattttcttgaacagtttgaatttgaatttaaaaatatgacaacttcaaacaacattttcaaatactaaatgatttcaactgaaaaagtcatcaacaacaaagttgtataactcatcaatatctaaaagttttattttgttcatttttctatacaacatttttttgaacagtttgaatttgaatttgaaaatatgagaacttcaaacaacattctcaaatactaaatgatttcaactgaaaaagtcatcaacaataaagttgtataactcattaagatctataacttttattttagttatttcttcatccgataaagtggtagtaacattgttcacaaaattcacatatctctcatctggttttataaactataacacagatatgtaaattttgtgaacaatgttactaacactttgtcggatgaagaaatggtagatataaaagttatagatcttggtgagttatacaactttgttgttgatgacttttttagttgaaataatttagtatttaaaaatgttgtttgaagttgtcatattttcaaattcaaattcaaactattcaaaaaaatgttatatagaaaaatgaccaaaataaaagttatcgatcttgatgagttatacaactttgttgttgatgacttttttaattcaaatcatttagtatttgaaaatgttgttttgaagttgtcatatattca is a genomic window of Oryza glaberrima chromosome 7, OglaRS2, whole genome shotgun sequence containing:
- the LOC127779837 gene encoding alpha-galactosidase-like, with the translated sequence MGSYALPRRSLVLFLLAAAAVASTAAWAASSSSAGGGDDAARRSLLDNGLGRTPQMGWNSWNHFGCNINENTIRSTVDALISTGLTKAGYTYVNLDDCWADYQRTKEGYIAADPKKFPSGIKALADYVHSKGLKLGIYSSAGTRTCSKTMPGSLGYEDIDAKTFASWGVDYLKYDNCNSDGSSETVRFPKMSFALRKTGRPIFYSICEWGQRNVATWGGQYGNSWRTTGDINDSWASMLSNIDSNDASASYAKPGGWNDPDMLEVGNGGMTNDEYVVHISLWAIAKAPLIIGCDVRSISRETLEILSNPEVIAINQDPLGVQGKKVRKYDNEIEVWAGPLSQQRTAVLLLNRGATGSRQITAAWQDIGVGPGVAVEAKNVWLHATAPGRFTGSLTAEVAAHLCKLFVLTPVGRAGEERS